The Astyanax mexicanus isolate ESR-SI-001 chromosome 8, AstMex3_surface, whole genome shotgun sequence sequence aaagtgtatagttgggataaggtgcagagatgtgtgatgttatgcttatattaagcataAAACTCTTCCAAATGGGGTAAGCTAATTTTTCTTGgtaatatttctttaaaaaagatttaaatcaaggaaaaatcacagattttttgccttaaatgtggaaacaagaattagaataacttgattgATGACTTTtgtgcctaaatttccttcgggataaataaagtatctatctatctatctatctatctatctatctatctatctatctatctatctatctaacataAGATGACAATTCTAAGttagactgaataagatcattattccgaaaataagtaatattaatctaaaacttacaatgcttaataagacaaaaagtcttatcagaaaataaaataagatctATTGCCTTAAAAATCGAAAATTTCAcctgctaagatttagttttttgcagtgtgcaaacTCTTTTAGATTTAGGAATTTTATATTCTGGATGCTTCCCTATTTTTGAtgctactactatactactataatAACACTACCTACAAATTGTAGTTTTGAAAACATTCATTCTTTGAAAAGCTAAAGATAAAACTTACATTTAGGCAATTAAATGTATGTAATAGTGAATGACAAGTGGCTGCATTAAagaaaagcttaaaaaatatataaactgtcACTTTTCTGTCAACTATCTTTCTGATTAGCTGATAAAAACACGATAGAAACAGTTCAATGTGGGATTTTGAACGTCCTTTAAATCCTCAGAGTAcaatatataagatataaaactaagaataaaataaaaataaaaaaaaataaaatgagaataaaaacaataacaacaaaacttggtaaaaaattaagatcaaacatttttttttttacttttacatgcaATTTACATGCAATACAAAAcgaaaataaaagaaatgaaaaaattgattgattttttttacccATGTTTACCCATGGGagaaataccttgaatactgaatgattaaactaatttattgcaaataaatggatcacttttgacccatgttgagTATAAATCAAAGGGTTAATATGGTATTTTTCAGTCTATAAGGCTACTAACTGCTAAATCATATGACTTGCTTTAGAAATGccctgcaaaaaatccattggcaaaaactagacaaaatatatgtaaattgagcaaaaaaaaatgcataaattaagcaaaaaaatagcaaaagaaaAGAATCTGCCATTCGGATAagcaaatttttcttagtaaacTTTCATAAAATAGGCAttacaaagtctcaaaatgagtgaagtaagacttaaatcaagtaaaatgatCTTATTTTAAGTttgaattacttaaaataagctgTAGATTCTAAGTAAAACTAAATAAGATTGTTATTCCTAAAATTAGTAAATCAATCTACACATACACAATACTATATACAAAATAGAAAGACACAATTCTtatcaagagaaaaaaaataaaatgtattggcttaaaattagataatattagttGCTTAGATTTAGTTAAAAGTCAGAACCCTTGTCTCTTGTCTCCAGGATGTATCTGAAGACCCCGTGTTGGAAACAGAGCCGTCTAGACTGGCGTCCCCCGTGTCCGAGCCCCTGACTGTGAGCCATCAGGTGCAGCTGCTTCAGAGGCAGCTCCAGCAGCAGGAGCAGAAGAACCAGGCGGCTTCAGCGCAGGCAGGAGCTCTACTCACACAGATACACTCTGACACGACATTTAGACGTTTCCACATCTGCTGCTCATCTCTATTATCCTCTAATTCAGATTTTGGATCCAGTGATGTAGAGGTTCTCAAAATATTTAGACCACATTCCACCAATGATCACCTACAAACCATTTTACAGGAACACATTAaccacacacatgcttatttatacacggtaagagacatgtcatctgctggtgttgatccactgtgttatatcaagttcaaagacttaacccttgtgtggtgttcatatttttgttcctcgtttactttgttacttgtatttaattcagcaaaattaagcaattttacattaaaatgctttacacatgctcgcttcacctaaattgcaagcaatataaacacagcttacatggttaatatttgccctttagctttcttatgttacatttctttcaaaaagtgctactctttttttgttcgttttttaataaaatgtaaaagaaaatgatttaaactcaagatatgagtagaaaatttgtttagtttaaaatttacaaatgaagcaatgtttattagcccttggccaaacatactgtatgtaatataaatgtgtgtgtgtgtgtgggggggggggggtacagtgtgtgtttatcgaaaatgtgttttgatatatgtttttcacaaaaaatgagccaatgagtttgagttagaaaaaatatatttttagtatcatttgatgaaaaatgaaaacgggtcccacagacccgaacaccacacaagggttaaatggagatgtggatttcattttccagcaggacttggcacactgcccacactgccaaaagtaccaattggtctatatataatattcaaaatttctgagacactgatttttgcggtttaattggctgtaagccataattggcaacaataaaataaataaatacaaaacacttcaaatagattactctgtttgtaatacatttatataatatattagtttcacattttgaattgaattactgaaataatgtaacttttttattgatatacaatttttttgagatgcacctgtacattattacacacattactgGTTTCTGTGCACCTACTGAGCAGTTGCTGGGGTGTTCAAAGAAGATGCTATGGTGTTTATCTAAGCATTTTTATTATGATGTCATTATCATGtagttgctatgcagttgctaagtggttgctatggtattgctgagCAGTTGCAATGTTTTGTCTCTTCGGATGTTTGCTTAGATAATGCATAGGGCTTTTATCTTTTATGATTGGTGGAATGTggctagctggttgctattttattgttgctatggtgttgctgtgctattctaggtggttgctgtggtatgttAATTACTTTTTGTAAGCATTAATATTGCACACAGTTGAAAAGAAGTTGCTGCGGTATTAGTATGTAATAGAAACAGCAATTGTTAGTTCTTAAAATTATGACATTTATCTCTATGggaattttttaaaagttaaaccaGTTCCAGGGGTCATAAGTTTAATTTAATGGCTGCTGATTGGTCGTTTGTTGTTTGTCTGTTGCCAGGCGGTTCTGCTCCAGCAGCAGCTCTCTGTGGAGTCGCGGGCGAGGGCGGAGGCTCAGTCCCGGGTGGAGCAGCTCCTTCAGCAGAACAGTGAACTCCTGCAGCACCTCTCCCTGCTGGTCAAACACATCCAGGAGCTGGAGCTGCGAGCACACTCCACCTCCTCCAGTGAGTCTCACAGCTCTACGGGAATGTGTGATCTCATCACTCATCACCATCAAAATAGCtgcaaaaatagctgcacccaaaAGATGCAAAGTTTCAGATTGCAATgctgttaaaatatattatttaaaaactttagactaccgtatttttttaaactataaggtgcaccgtattataccATATTATTTTCTGGtcccatacataaggtgcattatgcgacactagcaagaaacaggggtgtcgccatgttttccttcttattcactgggtggcgagacctataaagctaagacaagttaagtaaacaaaactgtaattcatataaaaacattaaacgagcactgaatgttaatctacacagatttctctcctaaagtAAAGGGCTTCCagttatttacagcaagctttgATTTTCAGATTTCTACCATAGCTGGGTGCAGCAATGTCATCATTAGCATTTAAGCCCTAACGCTAacagcagttagcggctaatgctgctaaaCAGCACTGCACTAAGGAGCCCAGAGTGTTTCGGTAAGACAGGGTGATATTacctagcggtttgtcccacgtagctagTATTAACATGattaacacgcagactacagtctaatatactcacctctgaagttagtggctaatgctgctccagcattgctatcTGGGTTGGCAAGAACTAtgatttcccaaactatgattcaTTGCAATTTGTTGTCTTTAAAGTGATATAATTGCTTGGTAATGCTAttatgttttcattattttagtgGTATTTAATGTTCTTAAAGGGTTTCTAAACTCCACTTCTATTTTAATGGCATGGGTGCATggcatgaaaatagattgttgatggggtgtaagatagtaatgagcaccTTTAAATCTTTACAGAAGATTGGGAAACAGGCTAATGTTAGTAGGTTACCAAAATCATTTTGCAGGCCATACTGGTCTGTGTTTGACGCATGGGTTCTAGATACCTCATTGTGATAGGTCTGTGGAATCTCACTGTCTGATGATCTCTACAGTATGACCTGATGATTTTTCTCCTGCAGTGGGATCTCAGGACAGCCTGTTGGAGATTGCGCTGAGAGCTAACGCTGCGACAGGCCTGCCCCGCCCCTCCTCTCCACAAGGCGGCGCCCCCCGAGAGTCCAGCCTGGTCCAACTCAATTCTGCATTCTGCTTCTTTCCTGGACGTCCAGcacaggagaagaagaaggagcagGACCGAGACTCTGGGCAGGGTCAGGACGATGAGCAGCTGGCAGAAGCGTCTCCCACCGAGGGTCAGTTCTTCAACTCTCTCGAGACTCCCGGCTTCAGAGAGTCTGGCATCGCGTCCGGCTACGAGTCCAATACTGACGAGAGTGATGATCGGGACAGCTGGGGACAGTGAAGATCAGCAAAACTTGTGTGTCGGAAACACACTTTAGCCCTACTCTgccgagattagtttctcagggggtcgtctgtgaaaaatatttcactcttgcatcaggactgcaattgaaaaaacaggagcaccagtgagttttttggctttctcggtcacatgagatcacgttcagtagctcctccatttccactcgctgttgtgttttttacgtggatctctgtggaaacgtgcacccaaagtgtaattacggtgcgcagcagtggacaaatagctgttttattaagtgtgaggagacgaaactcagagatgttttCCGGACGGGagtaaaattaccggaggaccaaggagttcagcgaaaaacagtagataattcagcctgtaattttctcagaggacgtctgagaaaaacacatacatggtcgttccggacgggaataaaatcacagaggacccccttataaaagagaaaattaccccagaaccgcctgagaaactaatcccatccggatagggcttttgtctACTGTTATCCTAGTCACTGTGCTTACTTATACTCTATGTATTACCACTATATtgaactgcaacaaaacaaagcaATTCAGTGGCTACCATAGAACCAACTCATTACTTATGACATTACTTATGGTTCATTGTCAAGTTTACTGTGCAGTTACTGTGGAAATGAGGAATTTATTAAGTTTAAAAGGTTTACATTTTGTCCAAATTACTAATTACTTATTAATATTACTGAATAATGCTGTCTTGTTTTTTCATCTACACTTTGCTGGGTGTTTcataaaataattgtttttggTATCACACAAGCGAATCTTAATTTTCCATGCCAGGTGTCAAATTTTACCTACCTGCCAAAATCGGACTCCCCTTGAGATGCCTTTGATTTCTGTTAATAactaagggttaatctacagttacagtagatacagtacacTGCTTAGAGACACGCAAAGGAGAGTCTGATTTTATTACAACAATGGCTTTATTCTTTTTGTACAGTCTAAGAGGTAATAATTGCCTGTCTCAACTTTTTGTCCAACCATCTAAACAAGTGTTTTCacactttaaacaaaccagatcatAATTCGGTTGGTCCtaaccaagaccacctcttttggtcacaCCAAAGTTTGATCCTTTGGTTCATACTGTGGTTCTTTtaggggtgttttcacacctgtatttggtttctatggtctggatcagttaatgagtccctctgtttggtttggtttcacacagggataaaccacacgagcacattgtctactctgattggccagagctgtctattgtgggagcaagaaagtaaatatagtaagaaaagattctgtgttccagcgcgtatatctgtatatatgtgcagtatgaagctgctttaatacagaaaactgaaaaatgctgctgcacatttaaacacagtgtttttacacTTGCTCTCTAATTTTGGTACATTTGATCGAGTGTGAATGCTGTTTTTTTGAGCCAGGGGTGGTTTAAAGTATTAATTTTGGTACAGCACGCTGTGacaagcagtgaatgcagcacaggccGCACgaataa is a genomic window containing:
- the nos1apb gene encoding carboxyl-terminal PDZ ligand of neuronal nitric oxide synthase protein yields the protein MPEKTKYNLVDDTLEPRTPADNDDIFQYGVTFEVKFVGSLDVVRPKSRLEILAAMRRIRYEFKVKNIKKTKVSLVVAVDGVKVVLRKKKKKNAYSWDESQVTLTQDPIYRIFYVSHDSQDLKIFSYIARDKKSNVFRCNVFKSKRKSQAMRIVRTIGQAFEVCHKQSLDSVDAWLVKEEEERSEEEKTSPSETTTEESVENKDAKDVSEDPVLETEPSRLASPVSEPLTVSHQVQLLQRQLQQQEQKNQAASAQAVLLQQQLSVESRARAEAQSRVEQLLQQNSELLQHLSLLVKHIQELELRAHSTSSMGSQDSLLEIALRANAATGLPRPSSPQGGAPRESSLVQLNSAFCFFPGRPAQEKKKEQDRDSGQGQDDEQLAEASPTEGQFFNSLETPGFRESGIASGYESNTDESDDRDSWGQ